From the genome of Sphingobacterium kitahiroshimense, one region includes:
- a CDS encoding helix-turn-helix transcriptional regulator, whose protein sequence is MERNNFNNLIALAKNNSAEFLTLFSEIYPDFVVSLKTINPKIRSSELEFCALTFLNFSTKNIAQYTFVTIRAVQVRKNRLRKKLNIASDIDFNCWMREQTQRIPMIEQEQIAIETI, encoded by the coding sequence ATGGAAAGGAATAACTTCAATAATTTAATTGCTTTAGCGAAAAATAATAGCGCTGAATTTTTGACGCTGTTCAGCGAGATCTATCCCGATTTTGTTGTCTCGTTAAAGACAATAAATCCGAAAATCCGTAGTAGTGAATTAGAATTTTGTGCCCTGACCTTTTTGAATTTCTCGACCAAAAATATCGCTCAATATACTTTTGTTACGATACGTGCCGTACAGGTACGTAAAAATAGATTGCGCAAAAAGTTAAATATCGCTTCCGATATTGATTTTAATTGTTGGATGCGCGAGCAGACTCAGCGAATTCCAATGATTGAACAAGAGCAAATAGCTATTGAGACTATTTAG
- a CDS encoding tetratricopeptide repeat protein, with amino-acid sequence MRKQLLFFILLLFTFKAIAGDDKKQEIDSLLAKSMEFASRGDLVTYIETAIKALNLANVANYDEGKAKSGSYIAEGLVTVGLFKEGLKQLDRIEATDFYKNETFMQSEVHRLRGRAYGGLMLHQQAIREFRLQQEVIKRLTGEIKVKSYQFNYENLSAAFRRMGQLDSMQKYTELQLENLKVFEEKDAAMRYQIVYENLGSLYVQKGDLVKAQQYLDKSLELMKKYKIPVVLNTYGALGLLEKQRKNFKKAAAFYEESLVKKRAAGSRIGMKNSYRELADFYRTNNLDKAKADHYEMAFSRLNDSLENENRQVVDQVLNQILKLKDQESDAKVSKSVTISIIALVVLTIAVTFFVRRSRHNRKVLGQKEEALQETETINKELTEQIGENKFNNLNELAKSNNPEFLTLFTELYPEFIQALKSRDSNLRSTELEFCAMAFLNFSTKNIAEYTFVTVRAVQVRKNRLRKKFEIPSDADFNNWMRGLAEKVY; translated from the coding sequence ATGAGAAAACAACTTCTTTTTTTTATTTTATTATTATTTACGTTTAAAGCAATCGCTGGCGATGACAAGAAGCAAGAGATTGATTCACTCTTAGCGAAGTCGATGGAATTTGCTAGTAGAGGAGATTTGGTGACCTATATAGAAACGGCGATTAAAGCGCTTAATTTGGCCAATGTTGCCAACTATGATGAAGGAAAAGCAAAATCTGGCTCTTATATTGCTGAAGGTCTTGTGACTGTAGGCTTATTTAAGGAAGGACTGAAGCAGCTGGATCGTATTGAAGCCACGGACTTCTATAAGAATGAAACTTTTATGCAATCAGAAGTCCATCGGTTGCGGGGAAGAGCATATGGGGGGCTCATGCTTCATCAGCAAGCTATTCGGGAGTTCCGTTTGCAACAGGAGGTGATCAAAAGGCTGACTGGCGAAATAAAAGTAAAATCCTATCAGTTTAACTACGAAAATTTAAGCGCTGCTTTTCGACGTATGGGACAACTTGATTCTATGCAAAAATATACCGAATTACAATTAGAGAATCTAAAGGTCTTTGAAGAGAAAGATGCAGCCATGCGTTATCAGATAGTGTATGAAAACCTGGGAAGTTTATATGTTCAAAAAGGCGATTTAGTGAAGGCGCAACAATACCTTGACAAATCCCTGGAACTCATGAAGAAATATAAAATTCCAGTTGTTCTAAATACCTATGGTGCTTTGGGTCTTTTGGAGAAACAAAGAAAAAACTTTAAAAAAGCTGCGGCTTTTTATGAAGAGAGTCTAGTAAAAAAGCGGGCGGCCGGTAGTAGAATTGGAATGAAGAATTCATATCGGGAGTTGGCTGATTTTTACCGAACAAATAACTTGGACAAAGCCAAAGCTGATCACTATGAAATGGCCTTTAGCCGACTCAATGATTCTTTGGAAAATGAAAATAGACAGGTTGTCGATCAGGTGCTCAATCAGATTTTGAAATTAAAAGATCAGGAATCTGACGCAAAGGTGTCAAAATCAGTTACCATTTCAATAATTGCTTTGGTAGTGCTCACTATCGCGGTCACTTTTTTTGTACGGCGATCTAGGCACAATCGTAAAGTTTTGGGACAGAAAGAAGAGGCTCTACAGGAGACAGAAACCATCAACAAGGAATTGACAGAGCAGATCGGAGAAAATAAATTCAATAATCTGAATGAACTAGCTAAAAGTAATAATCCGGAGTTTCTGACTTTGTTTACTGAATTGTATCCGGAGTTTATACAGGCGTTGAAATCACGTGATTCAAATCTTAGAAGCACAGAGCTGGAGTTTTGCGCTATGGCCTTTCTTAACTTTTCAACAAAAAATATTGCAGAATATACGTTTGTGACAGTTAGAGCAGTACAGGTTCGGAAGAACAGATTGCGTAAAAAATTTGAAATCCCTTCGGATGCGGATTTTAATAACTGGATGCGCGGACTTGCGGAAAAGGTATATTAA
- a CDS encoding glycoside hydrolase domain-containing protein produces the protein MQSVSIDGKPLETSYITHRQLMSGATLVFEMGNKPGPVWYKK, from the coding sequence ATCCAATCTGTTTCAATAGATGGCAAACCGCTTGAAACAAGTTATATCACGCATCGGCAATTGATGTCGGGTGCGACGTTGGTATTCGAAATGGGGAACAAACCTGGGCCAGTATGGTATAAGAAATAA
- a CDS encoding nuclear transport factor 2 family protein has product MIETDILDQENRLYEAIKESNINVLEELLHDDLLFVLPSGDVITKEMDLQSYRDGNLKIRELIPHVEHLNIIDDTAVITLTLELKGNYSGQDFESKFHYIHFWKTFPSGIKVVGGSGRIVHV; this is encoded by the coding sequence ATGATAGAAACAGATATTTTAGATCAGGAAAATAGACTTTATGAAGCGATCAAGGAAAGTAATATAAACGTGCTTGAAGAACTGCTGCACGATGATCTGCTTTTTGTCCTTCCAAGCGGAGACGTCATAACAAAGGAAATGGATTTACAGAGTTACCGTGACGGTAATTTAAAAATCCGTGAGCTTATTCCCCATGTTGAACATCTAAACATCATAGATGATACAGCAGTGATTACGTTGACCTTGGAATTAAAAGGAAATTACAGTGGTCAAGACTTTGAAAGTAAGTTTCATTACATCCATTTTTGGAAAACATTCCCTAGTGGAATAAAAGTAGTTGGAGGAAGTGGAAGGATTGTTCATGTTTAA
- a CDS encoding cupin domain-containing protein, with product MNKIPRRIVTGIQNGKSVILEDKIVANAVEHFPNLVISDVWNTQQMPASLDYEMQIPNKGFPETPKNGTYFRYVSIPPDKELGVDVKIGQPHPMMHQTSTLDYIIILSGELYLIMEEGETLLKAGDIVIQKGTNHAWSNRSDKPCIQLAILIDAVQE from the coding sequence ATGAATAAAATACCAAGAAGAATCGTCACCGGAATCCAAAACGGAAAGTCTGTGATCCTTGAAGATAAAATTGTAGCAAATGCTGTAGAACATTTTCCCAATTTGGTGATATCAGATGTTTGGAATACGCAACAGATGCCTGCCAGCCTGGATTATGAAATGCAGATCCCCAATAAGGGTTTCCCTGAAACGCCAAAAAACGGAACGTATTTTCGTTATGTCTCTATACCTCCTGACAAAGAGCTTGGTGTAGATGTAAAAATTGGACAGCCCCATCCGATGATGCATCAGACCTCCACATTGGATTACATCATCATCCTTTCAGGAGAACTTTATCTGATCATGGAAGAAGGTGAAACCCTTTTAAAGGCGGGAGACATTGTCATTCAGAAAGGAACGAACCACGCTTGGAGCAACCGCTCTGACAAGCCATGTATACAACTTGCCATTTTAATTGACGCAGTACAAGAATAA